In Bacillus sp. S3, the sequence TTACATCGGCTTCTCAAACAGCTGGTCCCAGATGTCAAGGTCGGCGTGTTTCTGCCGTTTTCCTTTCATGACGAAAATATCCCGAAAGAGCATGAATGGCTGTTGGGAGAAGGGGATCGTTTTGATTTTATTGGCTTTCATGCTAACCAAAATGAAGTGATTGATTTTACCGACATGGGCGATGATCGCTTTTCTTTAACAAAGGATTACATTAAGGAAACAACGAAAAAGGTAAAAGGATTTTTAAAGCAGAATGAAATCGATAAGCCGCTTTTTCTCGTTTCATGGAATACACTTTCCGGAAATACACGATACACAAATGGCACGTTTTTCCGCGGTGCGTTAGTGTTAAAAAATGCTTTGGATTTAGCCAATGAAGTCGAATCACTGACCTTTTGGGTCAATACTGAATTACATGAAGAGGATAAACCGAACCATAGGATTCGTCTCGAAGGATTGGAATTATTTCATTATTTCAATGGAAAGCGTCCTGCCTATTATTCGATGTTATTTGCAAATAAGCTGGAAGGAGTAGTGGTTGCAACGGGTCAGGACTTTCTCATGACACAAACGAACAGGGGCTACCAGCTGGTTCTCATGAATTGTAATTATGTTAACCCGTATTTTTCCATTGAGGAAGCCTTCCTTCAAAAACTAAATAAAGATATTCGCGTGAAAATTTCTGGCATACAGAAAGGTGAATATCAAGTTCGTAAGTATATTTTTGACAAGGACAACGGGGCATTGTACACGAATTGGTGGAAAATGAGCAGTAAACATGGAATGGATGCCGAAATGATTGATTATATAATCCGTACCAGCCATCCATCATTAGAACTATTTGATGAGTCCATTGATAATGAATGGGCGTTCTATTCCTATATGACGACAAACGCCATTCATTTTTTCGAAATTCGAAAAGTATATGAGTAATCAAAATAGCCATTGATATGTTTTCCATATCAGTGGCTATTTTTTGTCCAAAAATAAACGACTGTCAAAAATCGACGTCTATTTTTAGCTATAAAAGAAGGGCAGTTAAAAAAATAACCATGAATACACCTAAACCACACAAAAATTGACTCGGTTCAATCGGTTGATTTTTCTATAATAGGGCTATGAACAAGATATGAGTTAACTGTTTTGAACAATAACTAGACAATATATTTTTAAGTTGAATTGAAGGGATTTCTTATTCAAATACTGATGGTAGGATTCCTTCATTATTGATCAAGATAACGGTTAACAAATAAAACATCTAGGAGGTTCACCATGGATACAGGTTATAAAGGAACAAATAAAATGATTACCGGAATTGTGTTCGGTGTTATTACGTTTTGGCTGTTTGCTCAGGCAATGGTTAACGTCGTTCCAGCGGTTCAAAAAGATTTAGGTATTTCATTAGGTATGCTGAATGTAGCCATTAGTTTAACTGCCTTATTCTCAGGAATCTTTATCGTAGCTGCAGGTGGATTGGCAGATAAAGTGGGCCGTAAGAAAATTACCAATATTGGATTGATTTTAAGCATTATTGGTTCACTATGCCTCATATTTGCACAAGGATCTGCCTTACTCATCATTGGCCGTGTGATTCAAGGACTATCAGCAGCATGTATTATGCCTGCAACGATTGCTTTAGTGAAAGAGTATTTTGAAGGGGCAGAACGTCAGCGCGCCTTGAGCTACTGGTCCATTGGTTCATGGGGTGGTTCAGGTGTTTGTTCATTTGCCGGCGGCGCGATTGCAACCTATATGGGTTGGAGATGGATTTTTGTCTTTTCGATTGTTTTCGCCATCCTTGCCATGCTGTTGATTAAGGATACACCTGAAAGCAAAGGGGAACAAACAACTACAGCAAAATTTGATGTCAGTGGGTTTATCACCTTTATCATTACGATGCTTGCGTTAAACTTAGTAATCACACGGGGTGGAGATTTCGGATGGACAAGCCCGTTAACATTAATTCTTATCGGCGTGACCATCATTGGAGCCATTGTCTTCTTTAATATTGAAAAACGAAAAGCAGCAAGCTTCATTGATTTTGGCTTATTTAAAAATAAACCCTATACAGGTGCAACGATTTCTAACTTCTTATTAAATGCCATCGCTGGAACACTTGTTGTTGCGAATACGTATGTTCAGGTTGGCAGAGGATTTACCGCTTTTCAATCAGGTATGTTATCTCTTGGATATTTAGTCGCTGTCTTAGCGATGATTCGAGTTGGAGAGAAAATATTACAAAAGGTAGGAGCAAAATCTCCAATGATTTGGGGGGCGATTATTACTACGGTTGGTGTAGCGCTCATGGGATTAACCTTCTTGCCTGGTGTTATGTATACAGTTGTGGTATTTATTGGATTCGCTTTATTCGGCCTTGGCTTAGGAATTTACGCCACCCCGTCAACAGATACAGCTGTTTCGAATGCCCCTTCGAATAAAGTTGGGGAAGCTTCCGGACTTTATAAGATGGCCAGCTCTCTTGGCGGATCATTTGGTGTCGCGATTTCAGCAGCTGTCTATGCAGCGATTGATTCTATAGGAAGCATTGAAGCTGCGGCAACCGGAGGGGTAATTACAAATGTAATCTTTGGTATTCTTTCCTTGCTTTCAATCATTGCGATGGTTCCAGGGAATGCTGGTAAGAAAAAAGTAAAAAATCCATCACCAACACCAACGCCGGTAACAGAATAATCAGGCGAAGGTTGTCCATAAGTGCTGCTAATGTTAAATTGTGGCGGCACTTATCCTAGCATGTGGATGATTGGGAGGCATAAAAATGAGAAACCAATTAATGGGAATGTTAGAAGCGCGTAAAGAAGAAATGATTCAAATTCGTCGTTATTTACATGAACATCCTGAATTGTCTTTTAAGGAAGAAAAAACAGCGCAATATATTGCTGATTTTTACAAAGGAAAAGATGTTGAGGTAAAAAGAAATGTGGGTAATGGTAATGGGTTGATTGTGACGATTCAAGGTGGAAAGCCCGGAAAAACGATTGCCCTTCGCGCCGATTTTGATGCGCTGCCTATTGCTGAAGAAACTGATGTGCCATTCAAATCGAAAAATGAAGGTATTATGCACGCTTGCGGTCATGATGCCCATACCGCTTACTTACTGGTTCTTGCCGATTGTTTGATCCAATTGAAATCCTCACTTGCTGGTACGATTAAAATTATTCACCAGCACGCAGAGGAAGCACCTCCCGGAGGCGCAAAAAGCATTGTCGAATCAGACGTACTGGACGATGTCGATCATATTTTTGGTATACACATTTTCCCTACCCATCCAGCGGGATTTGTGGGATACCACAGCGGTTTCTCACTGGCTGGAAGATCGTTTTTTAAATTGGGAATTCAAGGTGTAGGCGGACATGGTTCCTCTCCACATTTGGCCAATGATGCGATTGTCGCTGCTTCCTATTTTGTCACGGCTGTTCAAACAGTCATCAGCCGCCGTTTAAATCCGTTTGATCACGGTGTGATAACAATCGGCTCTTTCGACGGAAAAGGAACCTTCAACGTGATTAAAGATCGTGTGGAGCTTGAAGGTGATGTGCGTTACATGACGGTCGAAACACAGCAGTTACTTGCTAACGAAATACACCGGATAGTCAAGGGAATTGAAGCAGAATTTGATGTTCAATGCGATCTTTCCTATATAGCGGATTATCCGCCATTATACAATGATCCGGAAGTAACATCTGATGTCGTTGCAAGCCTTAAGAGCATGGATGATCCAGATATTCAGGAAGTTGGCGAATATCCAATGCTCTCAGGCTCGGAAGATTTTGCTTACTATCTTGAAAAAATCCCTGGTTGTTTCTTTTTCATTGGCTGTAAACCTAAAGGTGTAGAAAATGCTTACTTTAATCATCATCCGAAATTCGATATTGATGAAGAGTGTCTCCTTGTAGCCGCAAAGTCTGTTGGACAAGTGGTTTGTAGTTATTATGGGTTGGAATAGTTTTTTCAGAAAGGATGGTTATAACCATGAAAAAACAATTAATGGAATTGTTAGAAGAACGTAGAGAAGAAATGATTCAAATTCGCCGCTATTTACATGAACACCCGGAATTGTCTTTTAAAGAAGAGAAAACGGCTCAATATATCATCGATTTTTATCAAGGCAAGGATGTTGAGATTCAAACGAATGTGGGTAATGGCTTTGGGATTGTTGTTACGATCAATGGAGGAAAGCCAGGTAAAACAATTGCCTTACGAGCTGATTTCGATGCCCTTCCTATTTTGGAAGAAACAAATCTTTCATATAAATCAAAGAACGAAGGGGTCATGCATGCGTGTGGTCATGATGGACATACTGCCTATTTATTAATTCTTGCGGATTGTCTTATTCAATTAAAGGCTTCTTTGCCTGGTACGATAAAAATTATTCACCAACATGCTGAAGAGGTGCCGCCAGGTGGAGCAAAAAGTATTGTCGAATCAGGCGTTCTTGATGATGTGGAAAATATATTTGGTATCCACTTATTGCCGCTGAATCCAGCGGGTAATGTAGGCTATCATAGCGGCTATTCCTTTGCAGGCAGATCGTTCTTTAAATTAACCGTTCAAGGTGTTGGAGGACATGGATCATCTCCTCATTTAGCGAACGATTCCATTGTCGCCGGTGCCCATTTTGTTACAGCGATTCAGACTGTCGTCAG encodes:
- a CDS encoding MFS transporter is translated as MDTGYKGTNKMITGIVFGVITFWLFAQAMVNVVPAVQKDLGISLGMLNVAISLTALFSGIFIVAAGGLADKVGRKKITNIGLILSIIGSLCLIFAQGSALLIIGRVIQGLSAACIMPATIALVKEYFEGAERQRALSYWSIGSWGGSGVCSFAGGAIATYMGWRWIFVFSIVFAILAMLLIKDTPESKGEQTTTAKFDVSGFITFIITMLALNLVITRGGDFGWTSPLTLILIGVTIIGAIVFFNIEKRKAASFIDFGLFKNKPYTGATISNFLLNAIAGTLVVANTYVQVGRGFTAFQSGMLSLGYLVAVLAMIRVGEKILQKVGAKSPMIWGAIITTVGVALMGLTFLPGVMYTVVVFIGFALFGLGLGIYATPSTDTAVSNAPSNKVGEASGLYKMASSLGGSFGVAISAAVYAAIDSIGSIEAAATGGVITNVIFGILSLLSIIAMVPGNAGKKKVKNPSPTPTPVTE
- a CDS encoding amidohydrolase yields the protein MRNQLMGMLEARKEEMIQIRRYLHEHPELSFKEEKTAQYIADFYKGKDVEVKRNVGNGNGLIVTIQGGKPGKTIALRADFDALPIAEETDVPFKSKNEGIMHACGHDAHTAYLLVLADCLIQLKSSLAGTIKIIHQHAEEAPPGGAKSIVESDVLDDVDHIFGIHIFPTHPAGFVGYHSGFSLAGRSFFKLGIQGVGGHGSSPHLANDAIVAASYFVTAVQTVISRRLNPFDHGVITIGSFDGKGTFNVIKDRVELEGDVRYMTVETQQLLANEIHRIVKGIEAEFDVQCDLSYIADYPPLYNDPEVTSDVVASLKSMDDPDIQEVGEYPMLSGSEDFAYYLEKIPGCFFFIGCKPKGVENAYFNHHPKFDIDEECLLVAAKSVGQVVCSYYGLE
- a CDS encoding amidohydrolase; this encodes MKKQLMELLEERREEMIQIRRYLHEHPELSFKEEKTAQYIIDFYQGKDVEIQTNVGNGFGIVVTINGGKPGKTIALRADFDALPILEETNLSYKSKNEGVMHACGHDGHTAYLLILADCLIQLKASLPGTIKIIHQHAEEVPPGGAKSIVESGVLDDVENIFGIHLLPLNPAGNVGYHSGYSFAGRSFFKLTVQGVGGHGSSPHLANDSIVAGAHFVTAIQTVVSRRLNPFDMGVITIGSFDGKGTFNVIKDKVVLEGDIRYMSPEAKKIIETEVHRIAKGVEVEFGVQCELAYESDYPPLYNDPSMTALVKESLESANQPEIQQVEEYPMMSPSDDFAYYLEKIPGCYFYIGCTPKGVEKPYFNHHPKFNIDEDALIVAAKSVGCVVCGYYGIE